The following are encoded in a window of Kaistia algarum genomic DNA:
- a CDS encoding trypsin-like peptidase domain-containing protein — MRQTIEPDDPANPEVPPFASPDAGLVQIRNSSSLPIGMGFLVTPDLVVTCAHVVNAALDRDPGERAPIPPSAEITVTFPLAPDEKRDNRTEMASRMGRVLRFVPPGRLPGDDIALLRLDKPAPAQAGVTILADVRNVAPDNDELGIFGAPMGTTLAVHFDARFAGKTNQSWVQIEDAGGTGTFATGGFSGGRVWSYRHEAAIGVVVAKHTSEMLRIAFMIPARTIARSLPEVPVEQRPLGPYYCQIWTLFSGAFFLFVTAHLLANRINGFPDALSLGFGNQVVAAFFGAVVGAALLPVQLLTLIRFARAFRLHDWWMRLPRFGHMTMPDRPTRSRLAAALTLFLLVVFPLYCQFHFMNAVYRQAKIYIYTGDSFGYTTGELLAMGQSCDVRTIHLCTHPDAGLFSLVSPKPLPPTEPGLPEQRRPLAYFDNTYHIGARDLPTPNSVTFFPIIEPLFVLLGTVTALFLIVRLAVLLRLPPSSRLQR; from the coding sequence GTGCGCCAAACAATTGAGCCCGACGATCCTGCCAATCCGGAAGTGCCACCCTTCGCCAGCCCGGATGCGGGGCTGGTCCAGATTCGTAACAGCAGCTCCTTGCCGATCGGTATGGGCTTCCTCGTCACCCCGGATCTCGTCGTCACCTGCGCCCATGTGGTCAACGCCGCGCTCGACCGCGATCCGGGCGAGCGCGCGCCGATCCCGCCATCGGCCGAGATCACCGTGACATTTCCCTTGGCGCCGGACGAGAAGCGCGACAATCGTACGGAGATGGCCTCGCGTATGGGCCGGGTGCTCCGCTTCGTGCCGCCGGGACGCCTTCCGGGCGACGACATCGCCCTGCTGCGGCTCGACAAGCCTGCCCCGGCGCAGGCGGGCGTCACCATTTTGGCGGATGTCCGCAATGTTGCGCCGGATAATGACGAGCTAGGCATTTTCGGCGCGCCGATGGGCACGACGCTGGCGGTCCATTTCGATGCCCGCTTTGCCGGGAAGACCAACCAGTCCTGGGTGCAGATCGAAGACGCCGGTGGGACGGGCACGTTCGCAACCGGCGGCTTCAGCGGCGGTCGAGTCTGGAGCTACCGCCACGAGGCGGCGATCGGCGTGGTCGTCGCCAAGCACACCAGCGAGATGTTGCGCATCGCCTTCATGATCCCGGCGCGAACGATCGCCCGCTCGCTGCCTGAAGTGCCGGTCGAACAGCGTCCGCTCGGTCCCTATTACTGCCAGATCTGGACCCTGTTCTCAGGCGCCTTCTTCCTGTTTGTCACCGCGCATCTGCTTGCCAACCGCATAAACGGTTTTCCGGACGCGCTTTCGCTCGGTTTCGGAAACCAGGTCGTCGCGGCCTTTTTCGGCGCGGTGGTCGGCGCCGCCCTGCTGCCGGTTCAGCTGCTGACGCTGATCCGCTTCGCACGCGCCTTCCGCCTGCATGACTGGTGGATGCGCTTGCCGCGGTTCGGCCATATGACGATGCCCGACCGACCGACCCGCAGCCGGCTGGCGGCGGCGCTCACCTTGTTTTTATTAGTCGTATTCCCGCTTTATTGCCAGTTCCATTTTATGAACGCCGTCTATCGACAGGCAAAGATTTACATCTATACAGGCGATTCATTTGGCTACACGACTGGTGAATTGCTGGCGATGGGGCAATCCTGCGACGTCCGAACCATTCATCTATGCACGCATCCCGATGCAGGCCTGTTCTCTCTCGTAAGCCCGAAGCCGCTGCCGCCCACCGAACCGGGACTGCCAGAGCAGCGCCGTCCGTTGGCTTATTTCGACAATACCTACCATATTGGCGCCCGTGATCTGCCCACGCCTAATTCGGTGACGTTCTTCCCGATCATCGAACCCCTCTTCGTACTGCTGGGGACGGTCACTGCGCTGTTCCTGATCGTTCGACTGGCCGTCCTGCTCCGCTTGCCGCCCTCCTCAAGACTGCAGAGGTGA
- a CDS encoding caspase family protein, with translation MRKALIVGIDHYQHIAPLKGCVNDAYEVKAVLERNADSTLNFVQPRLIVGTGPSDIVERSEIKDAVRELFADASDIALFYFAGHGYIEDTGGFLCAGDCKTGDDGLSLHELMLLASESPATNKVIILDSCHSGIVGDRPRMAETSEIVSGMTILTASTAEQYALEKQGGTPGGVFTGLLVDALNGAAANLVGDVTPGSVYAHIDQSLGPWTRQRPIFKTNVKSFVSLRRVEPPIPRASLLALATHFPAEGYEFPLDPSYEPERSADQLMDPTIPPADPAKAAVFAILQQYAQVNLVKPLNAPHMWHAAMQRKSCKLTALGEHYRRLVAEKMI, from the coding sequence ATGCGTAAGGCATTGATTGTCGGCATTGATCACTACCAACATATTGCGCCCCTCAAGGGGTGCGTGAACGACGCCTACGAGGTAAAGGCCGTCCTTGAGAGGAACGCCGACAGTACACTCAACTTCGTACAGCCACGCCTTATCGTTGGCACAGGGCCATCCGACATCGTCGAGCGATCCGAAATCAAGGATGCCGTGCGCGAGCTGTTTGCCGATGCGTCTGATATCGCACTGTTTTACTTCGCTGGCCACGGGTATATCGAGGACACCGGCGGCTTCCTTTGCGCCGGAGACTGTAAGACAGGCGACGATGGATTGTCCCTACATGAGCTCATGCTCCTCGCAAGTGAATCACCAGCCACCAACAAAGTTATCATACTGGACAGTTGTCACAGCGGCATCGTCGGAGATCGGCCGCGAATGGCCGAAACCAGTGAGATTGTAAGCGGGATGACAATCCTCACGGCGTCGACGGCTGAACAGTATGCTTTGGAGAAGCAAGGAGGCACTCCTGGCGGGGTGTTTACGGGCCTTCTCGTCGATGCGCTCAATGGGGCCGCAGCCAACTTGGTGGGCGATGTTACGCCCGGCAGCGTTTATGCACACATTGATCAATCGCTTGGACCCTGGACAAGGCAGCGGCCGATCTTTAAGACCAACGTCAAGAGTTTCGTCTCGCTGCGACGGGTCGAACCACCCATCCCACGAGCATCCTTACTAGCCTTGGCGACACATTTTCCGGCGGAGGGATACGAATTTCCATTGGATCCGTCATATGAGCCCGAGCGCTCTGCCGACCAACTGATGGACCCCACAATTCCGCCTGCTGATCCGGCCAAGGCGGCTGTGTTCGCTATTCTTCAGCAGTATGCTCAGGTGAATCTCGTGAAGCCGCTGAATGCGCCGCATATGTGGCACGCCGCCATGCAGCGCAAATCTTGCAAGCTGACAGCGCTCGGCGAGCACTACCGGCGACTTGTCGCGGAGAAAATGATCTAG
- a CDS encoding TIR domain-containing protein — MADKKVVFVAFAIEDERQRDFLKGQSLHTNSPFEYVDMSVKDAYSIDWKDRVRTRIRRSAGVLALASKNSLNSSGQKWEIACALEETKPVQGIWVYTGDRTAIPGVYTMEWTWPNIANWIDSL, encoded by the coding sequence ATGGCTGACAAGAAAGTCGTTTTCGTCGCGTTTGCTATTGAAGACGAACGGCAACGCGACTTTCTAAAGGGCCAGTCGCTTCATACGAATTCGCCGTTTGAATACGTCGATATGTCGGTCAAGGACGCATATTCGATCGATTGGAAAGATCGTGTCCGCACGCGGATTCGACGATCCGCTGGCGTGCTGGCGCTGGCGAGCAAGAATTCGCTGAACTCGAGCGGGCAAAAATGGGAAATTGCATGCGCCCTTGAGGAAACGAAGCCAGTTCAGGGTATATGGGTTTACACGGGCGACCGCACGGCGATCCCAGGCGTCTATACGATGGAATGGACATGGCCAAATATCGCTAACTGGATTGATTCGCTTTGA
- a CDS encoding IS3 family transposase — translation MSEAKRLKQLEDENAKLKKLLAEQLLDAAAMRELLSKMVGPPVKREAVAHLQALMGLSERRACSIVGADRKMVRYRSRRPPDTALRAQLRDLANERRRFGYRRLFVLLRRDGEPSGINRIYRLYREEGLTMRKRRARRRAVGTRAPILVEAKANARWSLDFVHDQFASGRRFRILNIVDDVTRGMPGGHTRHLDLGTARELTALIEQRGKPGMIVSDNGTEFTSHAMLAWAQENRVTWHFIAPGKPMQNGFCESFNGRMRDELLNESLFFGLDHVRAKIAAWVDDYNLRRPHSALGYIPPAAYAASLITNAQSRAKPAEALIAAG, via the coding sequence ATGTCCGAAGCCAAGCGTCTGAAGCAACTCGAGGACGAGAACGCCAAGCTCAAGAAGCTGCTGGCCGAACAACTGCTGGATGCAGCGGCGATGCGGGAGCTGCTGTCAAAAATGGTAGGGCCCCCCGTCAAGCGCGAGGCCGTCGCGCATCTGCAGGCATTGATGGGCCTGTCGGAACGGCGGGCCTGTTCAATCGTCGGAGCGGATCGGAAGATGGTCCGCTACCGATCCCGCCGTCCGCCGGATACGGCCCTGCGAGCGCAGTTGCGCGACCTTGCCAACGAGCGCCGGCGTTTTGGCTATCGGCGGCTGTTCGTCCTTCTGCGCCGCGACGGCGAACCGTCCGGGATCAACCGCATCTATCGGCTCTATCGCGAGGAGGGTCTGACAATGCGCAAGCGTCGTGCACGGCGTCGGGCCGTCGGAACGCGGGCGCCGATCCTCGTTGAAGCGAAGGCCAATGCGCGCTGGTCGCTGGATTTTGTCCACGACCAGTTTGCCTCCGGTCGGCGGTTCCGCATCCTGAACATTGTCGATGATGTCACACGGGGAATGCCTGGCGGCCATACCCGACACCTCGATCTCGGGACGGCGCGTGAATTGACGGCTCTGATCGAACAGCGTGGCAAGCCCGGCATGATCGTTTCCGACAACGGCACCGAATTCACCTCGCACGCCATGCTCGCCTGGGCGCAGGAGAACCGCGTCACCTGGCATTTCATCGCGCCGGGCAAGCCGATGCAAAACGGCTTCTGCGAGAGCTTCAACGGCCGCATGCGTGACGAACTGCTCAACGAGAGCCTGTTCTTCGGGCTCGACCATGTCCGAGCCAAGATCGCCGCGTGGGTTGACGACTACAACCTCCGTCGGCCTCACTCGGCGCTCGGATACATCCCACCGGCGGCCTACGCCGCCAGTCTCATCACCAACGCGCAATCCCGCGCAAAACCCGCCGAGGCTCTAATCGCTGCTGGATGA
- a CDS encoding S8 family serine peptidase has translation MQWQVISASLPSAAAGVISVAAVRNEGGSLRIADFPNGRAKICAPGEEIVSAAANGAFAMMSGTSMACPHVAGVAALWWQKVATTKIRANAQTVAQQLLGTATIIPLSHFDPEDSETGLAMAPV, from the coding sequence ATGCAGTGGCAGGTCATATCGGCGTCGCTACCCTCTGCGGCGGCCGGTGTCATCTCGGTCGCGGCTGTACGCAACGAAGGCGGTTCCCTACGGATCGCAGACTTTCCGAACGGCCGTGCCAAAATCTGTGCACCAGGCGAGGAGATCGTATCGGCCGCGGCGAACGGTGCATTTGCCATGATGAGCGGCACTAGTATGGCCTGCCCTCACGTTGCCGGCGTCGCTGCGCTGTGGTGGCAAAAGGTGGCGACGACCAAAATACGTGCGAATGCTCAAACGGTCGCCCAGCAGTTGCTCGGCACGGCAACGATTATCCCACTTTCTCATTTCGACCCGGAGGATTCAGAGACAGGACTCGCGATGGCTCCTGTTTGA
- a CDS encoding NACHT and WD repeat domain-containing protein: MARINAERIDLRVFELIRWEHAYYTATTAVQDQTPRSSDCDLVVCIFWKRLGSDLPDQYRRKDGSLPTGTEYEFETAREAAFKRRNKVPDILVYRNRSSVHYASATVDLERAQYERLLGFWKRWFESEEGHFTAGFHNYDTLEQFEVQFENHLRQWLARRSGAVVWSGQSPFRGLKPFDVRHAAVFFGRNREVDRIRARFLANASAGIRFLAIVGASGSGKSSVARAGLLDRLSQTGGMGGIAGPAIYAAVTPSSLAAEGRSWRAGLAQALFRDDVLGPGLADGDFTTPQTLEDHMGSSGIGSSLPLKRALARLKVVNKDLATAAGASPLALVILIDQLEEIFSWKRDDAEAFLTFLEQLVNPAGGTIYVVATMRSDFRLRLTEFAPLERLTALSQPLKQGEYERVIDIAAPSGRDLSEIIAGPASAAGLRYESVSGRDLRALIEAEASPQALPALQMLLSELYARREGNELKLRAFDELRGVSGVMAQRGDQILSEAGPGAPAALAPVFRALMVWSGAGQPIAQRVPLDTFEPGSEAHRLAVSMVNAGLLTSEQGMVRVAHESLISGWDRLRNLFADERRLFEIREVLAGLFRQHQATPALNAAKQRERLLTGVHLSDGTDLLEKWGEQPLQAVARGLPDFIRASQARDRTQKRNRLALIACGIALVGVAIGAAGWLIQRRTVAELQAVVQTNLAHTSTALGEGRWDAAVSVAAEAFRLDKNLDTRSRLLEALAERSANHISTVDVEAQAIDWPTTDSLAVVGDGGKLFVYGAAALGDADRTSQTKLKRLSSSAAGDYLAIADDGAILSRSGEAGAQWREILRASGQKLVYQSQSDMRRVGAGFVALATDKVQGTTLTKCASLAAASCRQTIISAGSPVAALSADSTQIAIVTGGPDRPILELRRVSDPLTVSDSRPLAALEGRDAILSLGLSRDAQFAAIGAGISGRAGRLIVVPLDPRVAQTIPPVESSSPVNVLEWSPTSDTLAFSCSQGSICRAAVGPGIDLHMAGPLRDDDSAFTSIRWSPDGALLASNHVGGKVRVWRNLPVEPVLMRRPVGGGASLESVAVDREGGLVAVGTGTGEIWGISGYNLENGYLAVTGDARITHLVFGADGRLAVGDSSGTLRLLEGSPLQLKRDSNIGNEVQRVALAKKTLAASQSSNSIALLPLVGEKAKLVFESTPDGLLGLPDGTLYSSHVDGSIHRRNIETDIDEIAIPGDVVADRGSALSLALDPSGRWLAASRFDDRVKLYDLAGKAPPIELPIFSLGSKTVAFSPSGQRFALLGVEGRLYIWAFDATDARADLILALPAVPRSVFPADAGTVRQRPATWIDWLDSDRIVISSIFGELLALNVNEESWRAALCDVAFVGKPEASLRRVTATPESQANCDDATIGNRNWGSE, from the coding sequence GTGGCCCGCATCAACGCTGAACGAATCGATCTTCGAGTGTTCGAATTGATCCGCTGGGAGCACGCCTACTACACAGCCACCACTGCCGTTCAAGATCAGACCCCGAGATCGTCCGATTGCGACCTCGTCGTTTGCATCTTCTGGAAACGGCTCGGTAGCGATCTCCCTGATCAATACCGTCGTAAGGATGGATCGCTGCCAACCGGCACGGAGTACGAGTTCGAAACCGCGCGAGAGGCAGCATTCAAGCGGCGAAACAAGGTTCCTGACATCCTCGTGTATCGCAACCGATCCTCTGTACACTATGCCTCGGCTACCGTTGACCTGGAGAGAGCCCAGTACGAGCGGCTTCTAGGTTTCTGGAAACGATGGTTTGAGAGCGAGGAGGGGCATTTCACAGCGGGGTTCCACAATTACGATACCCTTGAGCAGTTTGAGGTTCAGTTTGAGAACCACCTGCGCCAATGGCTGGCTAGGCGAAGCGGGGCCGTGGTCTGGAGCGGTCAATCGCCATTTCGCGGCTTGAAGCCTTTCGACGTTAGGCATGCGGCAGTTTTTTTCGGGCGCAACCGTGAGGTCGACCGTATCCGGGCACGCTTTCTCGCTAACGCAAGTGCGGGTATTCGCTTTCTCGCCATTGTGGGCGCCTCCGGATCCGGCAAGTCTTCGGTTGCTCGTGCCGGCCTGCTCGACCGTTTGTCTCAGACAGGTGGGATGGGCGGCATCGCTGGTCCCGCGATTTATGCTGCCGTTACCCCATCATCGCTAGCCGCCGAAGGACGAAGCTGGAGAGCTGGCTTGGCGCAAGCGCTGTTCAGGGACGACGTGCTGGGTCCTGGGCTAGCCGATGGCGACTTCACTACCCCCCAGACGCTTGAAGATCATATGGGCAGCAGCGGTATAGGATCGTCGCTACCGCTCAAGAGAGCCTTGGCGCGCCTGAAGGTCGTTAACAAGGACTTGGCCACCGCTGCCGGAGCATCGCCGCTGGCCCTGGTCATTCTGATTGACCAGTTGGAAGAGATATTTAGCTGGAAGCGTGACGATGCCGAGGCGTTCTTGACCTTCCTTGAGCAACTGGTCAACCCCGCCGGGGGTACAATCTACGTCGTCGCCACAATGAGGTCAGATTTTCGTCTGCGGCTGACCGAATTCGCGCCCTTAGAACGCCTTACGGCGCTGAGCCAGCCGCTGAAGCAGGGCGAGTATGAGCGCGTGATCGACATTGCTGCGCCGTCGGGGCGGGACCTCAGTGAGATCATTGCGGGTCCGGCTAGCGCCGCTGGCCTACGCTATGAATCTGTCAGCGGGCGTGATCTCCGTGCGCTGATCGAAGCGGAGGCATCCCCTCAAGCCCTGCCCGCCCTCCAAATGCTGCTGTCCGAGCTTTATGCCCGCCGCGAGGGAAACGAACTGAAGCTTCGGGCTTTCGACGAGTTGCGCGGCGTCTCGGGTGTGATGGCTCAACGTGGCGATCAGATTCTGTCTGAGGCCGGGCCCGGGGCTCCGGCCGCGCTTGCACCTGTCTTCCGCGCGTTGATGGTATGGAGCGGCGCGGGCCAGCCCATTGCTCAACGGGTTCCGCTTGACACCTTCGAACCTGGATCTGAGGCGCATCGGCTGGCAGTCAGCATGGTCAATGCCGGCCTACTCACATCGGAACAAGGCATGGTGCGCGTCGCGCACGAAAGTCTGATCTCGGGATGGGATCGACTTCGCAACCTGTTCGCTGATGAGCGTCGACTCTTTGAGATCCGCGAAGTTTTGGCGGGCCTTTTTCGCCAGCATCAGGCAACACCGGCATTGAATGCAGCCAAGCAGCGCGAACGGCTATTGACGGGCGTACACCTCTCCGACGGGACTGATCTCCTGGAAAAATGGGGAGAACAGCCGCTTCAGGCTGTGGCCAGAGGGTTGCCGGACTTCATCCGGGCTTCGCAGGCCCGTGATCGGACGCAGAAACGCAACCGCCTCGCGCTGATCGCCTGTGGGATCGCGCTGGTCGGTGTCGCCATTGGCGCCGCGGGATGGTTGATACAGCGCAGGACGGTGGCGGAACTCCAAGCAGTCGTGCAGACGAACCTCGCACATACGTCGACCGCGCTTGGCGAGGGACGCTGGGATGCTGCGGTCTCGGTGGCGGCGGAGGCCTTTCGGCTGGACAAGAACCTCGACACGCGGTCGAGGCTCCTCGAAGCGCTTGCTGAGCGATCGGCTAACCACATATCCACCGTCGACGTCGAGGCGCAGGCAATCGACTGGCCGACGACGGATTCGTTGGCTGTGGTTGGCGATGGTGGCAAGCTATTCGTATATGGCGCTGCGGCTTTAGGTGACGCCGACCGAACTTCACAAACCAAGCTCAAGAGGCTTTCGTCTTCTGCCGCCGGAGATTATCTGGCCATAGCGGACGATGGCGCAATCTTGTCTCGCAGCGGTGAGGCTGGAGCGCAGTGGCGCGAAATTCTCCGAGCGAGCGGGCAGAAACTCGTCTATCAGTCACAGTCCGACATGCGGCGCGTTGGTGCTGGCTTCGTCGCTTTGGCAACTGACAAGGTTCAAGGTACAACGCTAACGAAATGCGCCAGTCTGGCTGCAGCCTCCTGCCGCCAGACGATAATCTCCGCTGGGTCGCCAGTCGCAGCCCTATCCGCCGACAGCACGCAAATTGCTATCGTGACGGGAGGGCCGGACCGGCCCATACTCGAATTGCGCCGCGTATCGGACCCGTTGACTGTCTCCGACAGTAGGCCGCTGGCGGCATTGGAAGGAAGGGACGCCATCCTAAGCCTCGGCCTGTCACGCGATGCGCAGTTCGCCGCCATCGGTGCTGGCATTTCCGGGCGTGCCGGGCGCCTGATCGTTGTTCCTCTCGATCCACGTGTCGCCCAAACCATTCCGCCCGTCGAGAGCAGCTCACCGGTCAACGTGCTAGAATGGTCGCCGACTTCGGACACCCTTGCGTTCTCTTGCAGCCAAGGTTCGATCTGCCGCGCGGCGGTAGGCCCAGGCATCGACCTGCACATGGCCGGACCGCTACGTGATGACGACAGTGCCTTTACGTCCATTCGATGGTCCCCTGATGGCGCATTGCTTGCCTCAAACCATGTTGGCGGAAAGGTGCGTGTCTGGCGCAATCTTCCGGTCGAGCCGGTCTTGATGCGGCGTCCAGTAGGAGGCGGGGCATCGCTTGAATCGGTTGCGGTGGACAGAGAGGGCGGGCTGGTTGCAGTAGGCACCGGTACTGGCGAAATCTGGGGTATTTCGGGCTACAACCTTGAGAACGGGTATCTCGCCGTGACGGGAGACGCCCGGATCACTCACCTCGTGTTTGGTGCGGATGGCCGGTTGGCTGTCGGTGACAGCAGCGGAACGTTGCGCTTGTTGGAAGGCAGTCCGCTGCAGCTGAAGCGCGATTCAAACATTGGCAATGAAGTTCAGCGCGTTGCCCTTGCCAAGAAGACGCTCGCTGCCTCTCAGTCCTCGAATTCCATTGCATTGCTTCCGCTCGTGGGTGAAAAGGCCAAACTCGTATTCGAAAGCACGCCCGACGGCCTTCTCGGTCTGCCCGACGGAACCCTCTATTCCAGTCATGTCGACGGTTCGATCCATCGCCGGAACATCGAAACCGACATCGACGAAATCGCCATCCCCGGCGACGTGGTGGCGGATCGTGGATCGGCGCTGAGTCTTGCTCTTGATCCGTCCGGCAGATGGCTTGCCGCGTCGCGGTTCGATGACAGGGTCAAACTATACGACCTAGCAGGCAAGGCACCGCCGATCGAATTGCCCATTTTCAGTCTCGGCAGCAAGACAGTCGCCTTCTCACCGTCCGGACAACGCTTCGCATTGCTAGGCGTCGAAGGGCGTCTCTATATCTGGGCCTTCGACGCTACAGACGCTCGAGCCGATCTGATATTGGCGCTGCCGGCTGTCCCCAGATCCGTCTTTCCCGCAGACGCCGGAACGGTGCGGCAAAGACCGGCAACGTGGATAGATTGGTTGGATTCCGACCGGATCGTTATTTCAAGTATCTTTGGCGAGCTACTAGCGTTGAACGTCAACGAAGAATCTTGGCGGGCCGCCTTGTGCGATGTAGCATTCGTCGGGAAACCCGAAGCATCGCTGCGCCGCGTCACTGCGACGCCCGAAAGCCAAGCAAACTGCGACGATGCAACCATCGGCAACCGAAACTGGGGCAGCGAGTAG
- a CDS encoding MORN repeat-containing protein — protein sequence MALPLNIAARAQSLEPLLQDTITTDGSAFPNFATGNFRSSNQLVWDTPVRHLKRVDLKFWDPLSADELDVVWTSRDGNYKPGPISGEGQLTWRIKGAATYDTRATVARYRGQLVEGRAHGEGEFLHRSGASYRGQWRSGLMDGRGRLQSPEGAEYVGEFRAGKREGYGLFVDRLGSVYEGGFLVDKRNGVGRVQMAGGGGYVAQWLNDVEVSGSRARIPGFRLTPLTLQAQVDDVRISLTVDRRSLVGVPDINPLYYIAENTPEKVRIFPDDAELLDVWLGKTAPSSEARPNNDFEEQNFMGPTVRYGPVPLLLNVENASGQPIGIEGAFLDVAKSVSELRPALELNESFSAQCDRAFESGLEFENFGWSAARSVSATINFVDSNENAVGPSFVQPTADISNIEDIDVRNELMRRGVKVERLERDALKCTSTDTDKCLAEQVASGMFGDLGKAVTLSDDAFFLNLAGTLDYQWTTAEHTSTKGAAKFTTSLVMGHLPFQGECGEGANEFNLGSKPFELRLDTGGYQVALPLSDTIPPGVVSRWRLWLDAPKSSTHDFRLRIQLADGRMVESRPVSLLYFKPRRTGTDMDGKPLPEEPEPDEPGESTDTEP from the coding sequence ATGGCTCTGCCATTGAACATAGCTGCCCGTGCGCAATCTCTCGAGCCACTCCTGCAGGATACTATAACGACCGACGGTTCGGCCTTCCCGAACTTCGCCACAGGCAATTTCCGTAGTAGCAACCAGCTAGTTTGGGACACTCCGGTTAGGCATCTGAAGCGGGTTGACCTTAAGTTCTGGGACCCACTTTCCGCAGATGAACTTGATGTCGTCTGGACCTCGCGTGACGGGAACTACAAGCCAGGCCCTATCTCCGGCGAAGGACAACTCACCTGGCGGATCAAGGGTGCGGCAACTTATGATACGAGAGCAACAGTGGCTCGGTATAGGGGCCAGCTTGTCGAAGGGCGAGCACACGGAGAAGGCGAGTTCTTGCACCGCTCAGGCGCTTCCTACCGCGGACAATGGAGAAGCGGCCTGATGGATGGTCGTGGCAGACTCCAGTCGCCCGAGGGCGCCGAGTATGTCGGAGAGTTTCGAGCGGGCAAGCGGGAGGGCTACGGTTTGTTTGTGGACCGCCTGGGCAGCGTCTATGAGGGCGGATTTCTAGTCGATAAGCGAAACGGGGTCGGGCGTGTGCAAATGGCGGGCGGCGGGGGCTATGTCGCGCAATGGCTGAACGACGTCGAAGTGTCCGGCAGTCGCGCCCGCATTCCCGGCTTCCGCCTGACGCCGTTGACCTTGCAGGCACAGGTCGACGATGTCCGCATTTCGCTGACTGTGGATCGCCGGTCGCTGGTTGGTGTTCCCGATATCAATCCCTTGTACTACATAGCCGAGAACACACCTGAAAAAGTTCGTATCTTCCCTGACGATGCCGAACTACTTGACGTCTGGCTCGGCAAGACCGCGCCGAGCTCTGAAGCCCGTCCGAACAACGACTTCGAAGAACAAAACTTCATGGGGCCGACGGTGCGCTACGGACCCGTGCCTCTGCTGCTAAATGTCGAAAATGCCTCGGGGCAGCCAATTGGCATTGAGGGGGCATTTCTCGACGTTGCCAAGAGCGTTAGCGAGCTCCGCCCAGCTCTGGAGTTGAACGAAAGCTTTAGCGCTCAATGCGACCGCGCATTCGAGAGCGGGTTGGAATTTGAGAATTTCGGCTGGTCGGCGGCCCGATCCGTCAGCGCCACGATAAATTTCGTGGACAGCAACGAAAACGCAGTCGGCCCATCGTTCGTGCAACCGACGGCAGATATCTCCAATATCGAAGACATTGATGTTCGCAATGAACTGATGCGCCGCGGCGTAAAGGTAGAGCGGCTAGAGAGAGATGCGCTCAAGTGCACGAGCACCGATACTGACAAGTGCCTTGCTGAGCAAGTGGCGTCCGGTATGTTCGGGGATCTCGGCAAGGCGGTTACTCTTTCCGACGACGCATTCTTTCTCAATCTCGCCGGAACGCTGGACTATCAGTGGACGACCGCCGAACATACGTCGACGAAAGGAGCAGCAAAGTTTACGACCAGCTTGGTGATGGGTCACTTGCCCTTCCAAGGTGAGTGCGGCGAAGGGGCTAATGAATTCAACCTGGGATCCAAACCGTTCGAACTGCGGCTCGACACAGGTGGGTACCAGGTGGCGTTGCCGCTGAGCGACACGATTCCGCCGGGCGTAGTCTCCCGCTGGCGGCTTTGGTTGGACGCACCCAAGAGTTCGACCCATGACTTCCGCCTTCGAATCCAGCTGGCAGATGGTCGTATGGTTGAATCGCGGCCTGTTAGCCTTCTTTACTTCAAACCGCGGAGGACCGGCACGGACATGGACGGAAAGCCTCTTCCTGAGGAGCCAGAACCCGATGAGCCCGGTGAGTCAACGGACACTGAACCATGA